The following coding sequences lie in one Rutidosis leptorrhynchoides isolate AG116_Rl617_1_P2 chromosome 4, CSIRO_AGI_Rlap_v1, whole genome shotgun sequence genomic window:
- the LOC139843641 gene encoding protein LURP-one-related 8-like has product MTKVHPNAIVSKTRQPALVPEVVVDRSPLVLTVWKKSLLFNCEGFTVYDSSGNLVFRIDNYTSGNKGEIVLMDASGRSLFFIRRKRLSLMDNWLVYDGETAVKPLFMVTKHVTILNTKSVAHVTAAGSNTKKPIFDIEGSYAQRACAVYDDKRRCVAEIKRKETVKGVKFGGDVFSLFVQPEIDPKVAMALVVVLDQMFL; this is encoded by the exons ATGACAAAGGTACACCCAAATGCAATAGTCTCCAAAACTCGGCAACCAGCGCTAGTTCCTGAGGTTGTTGTAGACCGTAGTCCACTTGTCCTAACCGTTTGGAAGAAGTCGTTGCTCTTCAATTGTGAAGGGTTCACTGTCTACGATTCAAGTGGGAATCTTGTCTTCCGAATCGATAATTATACGTCTGGAAACAAAGGAGAGATTGTCCTCATGGACGCTTCTGGTCGCTCCCTATTTTTCATTCGTcgtaag AGGCTAAGTTTAATGGACAATTGGCTAGTATATGATGGAGAAACAGCAGTGAAGCCTTTATTCATGGTTACAAAACACGTGACCATCCTCAACACAAAATCCGTGGCTCACGTGACCGCTGCAGGTTCTAATACAAAGAAACCAATTTTCGATATTGAAGGATCGTATGCACAAAGGGCTTGTGCTGTTTACGACGATAAGCGAAGATGTGTGGCTGAGATTAAACGAAAGGAGACTGTGAAAGGTGTGAAGTTTGGTGGAGATGTGTTTAGTTTGTTTGTGCAGCCTGAGATTGATCCAAAGGTTGCAATGGCGCTCGTGGTTGTTCTTGATCAGATGTTTCTGTAA